From the genome of Sporomusa sphaeroides DSM 2875:
ATTCCAACCCAGAGTATGCCTTTTTAAAACAGGATAAAGACACCTGCTGCTCCGGCTTGCGCCTAAGGTTTGGTGAAAGCCGGATTTTTTATGATCAACCCTGTTTTTTACAGTATAATCATATTTTTCCTGAAGCTTAGTTGGCATGATAATTGCAATAATTATAAACGAAACAGCAAGTATCAGAGAAGGAGGGAGCCACAGCGTAGTAGCACCGCCTGAGTCAGGCAAAAAAAAACAGTGGGAGGGAACAATGTGAGTTTTGAAGTAGTGAATCAGGTCATGGTGATGAAACTTGATATTGTCGCTACAGTAGCTATTGCCATTTTACTATTAATGTTTGGTGCCTGGATACGCCGCGTATTCCCGGTATTAGCCCGGTTCTGCATTCCATCGGCAGTTATCGGCGGGTTTACCTTTTCCCTATTGGCCTGGATTCTTAAGGAAACCAATCTGATGGCATTCAAGATGGATACCACGCTGCAAATGCCTTTTATGCTCGCCTTCTTTACTACCGTAGGTTTGGGCGGCAGTTTTGGACTTATTAAAAAGGGCGGTAAATCGCTCATTATCTATTTGGTGGGCTGCTGGGTTTTAGCCATCATGCAGAACGTTGTTGGCGCAGGCACGGCATTTTTGACAGGAATTCATCCGGTGCTTGGTGTAATGGCTGGCGCAGTTTCGCTGGAAGGCGGTATGGGAGCGGCTTCGGCGTTCGGTCCGACAGCAGAGCAGCTGGGGGTTCAGGGAGCCTTTGTTGTTGCTGTGGCATCGGCGACTTATGGCTTAATCAGTGGCGGCTTGATGGGCGGACCTCTGGCTAAATGGCTGATTGAGCGCTATAATTTACCCATTGAAACCAGTCAGGAAAATCTGGAAGAGCTGAATGAAGTCAAAGAGGAAGAAGCTATTACCAGTGACAAGGTTATGTACATGCTGGCCATTATACTTGTAGCTATGGTGCTTGGCGCTATGGGTTCAGCCAAGCTCAAGGATATTACCGGCTTTGTACTGCCAGGCTATGTTGGCGCAATGTTTGTTGCTGTGATCATCAGAAACTTTAATGATGTCAAACCGGTGTTCAATATGAGTGAGAAAGCAACAGACTTAATTGCCGATGTCAGTCTGGGAGTATTCCTCACAATGGCCATGATGTCTTTGAAAATTTGGGAAATATCCAACCTGGCAGGGCCGCTTTTAATCATTCTGGCTGTCCAAACCATTTTTATTCTGGTTTACTGCATTTACTTCCTGTTCCCGTTACTGGGACGCAATTACGACGCTGCCGTCATGTGTGCAGGCATGCTGGGGCATGGTCTTGGCGCTACCCCGAACGCGATTGCCAACATGGGCGCCGTGTCAGAACGCTATGGGGTAGTTTCACGCAAGGCTTTCCTGATTGTCCCGCTCTGCGGTGCGGTATTAATCGATATTGTTGCGATACCTAACATTGTATGGTTTATCAATTATTTTGCCAAATAACAGTAATTTGAAGGAGAGTAGTATATGAGCAGACTTGTCGAATGTGTACCTAATTTTAGTGAGGGACGGCGACCGGAAGTTATTGCGGCTATTACCGGGGAGGTAACGAAAGTGACAGGGGTGACACTCTTAAATGTTAACTCCGATGCCAGCCACAACCGTACGGTAGTCACTTTTGTCGGCGAACCTCAGGCAGCCAAACTGGCAGCTTTTAATGCCTGCGCCAAAGCGGCTGAGCTGATTGATATGGAGCAGCATCAGGGCGAGCATCCCCGCATCGGCGCTACTGATGTCATTCCGTTTATTCCTGTCAGTAATATTACTATGGAAGAGTGTGTGGAGCTTGCCAATGAACTGGGCCGGGAAATTGCCGAAAAGCTGGACATTCCTGTGTATTTGTACGAAGCGGCTGCCAAAACTCCGGCCAGGGTTAAGCTGCCTGATGTGCGCAAGGGTGAGTATGAAGGGCTAAAGACTGCTATCAGCACTCCGGAACGCACTCCGGACTTTGGTCCGGCCCGGATGCATCCGACTGCCGGCGCAACGGTAGTCGGGGCGCGTCAATTCCTGATTGCTTATAACATTAACCTCAGCACTTCTGATGTTGCTATTGCCAAAAAAATTGCCAATAGCATTCGTGAGGTCAAAGGCGGCTACAAATATTGCCGGGCTATGGGGGTAATGATTGAAGAACGGAATATGGCGCAGGTTACTATTAATATGGTAGACTATACCGGTACACCGCTGCACCGGGTATTTGAAACCGTCAAATCAGAGGCGGCACGGTATGGTGTTTCGATTATTGGCAGTGAAATTGTCGGTATGGTTCCTTTGCAGGCGCTTGTTGACACGGCAGATTTTTATTTACGGTTGGAAGGCTTTGACCGCAAGCAGGTATTGGAAGAAAACCTTAGATAAAAGGGGTCATGCAGATGTTGATGCAAATGAAACTTACTGATTTCCTCGAAGAACTGGGTTCAAACTCACCGGCGCCGGGCGGCGGCAGCATTGCAGCCTTGGCCGGGTCTCTTGCCGGGTCCCTGACAGCCATGGTTTGCCGGCTGACGGTGGGCAACAGCAAATATGCAGAAGTGCAGGGCGAGGTAGCAGCCATTCTTGCCGAAGCCGACAGCTTAAGGAGCGTACTTGCCCGTTATGTTGATGCCGATACCGAGGCGTTCAATGAAGTCATGGCGGCTTATAAGCTCCCCAAAACCACGGAAGAGGAAAAGGCGGCGCGAACTGCTGCTATTCAACACGCCATGCAACAGGCGGCTAATCTGCCGCTGGCTGTTGCCGAGTGTTGCTTGAAAGTGCTTGCTCTGGCAGGGCGGGTGCTCGCCATTGGCAATGCCAATGCTGCCAGCGACGCAGCGGTGGCAGGTCTGATGGCTCATGCCGGCTTGCATGGCGCGCTGTTTAATGTGAAAATTAATTTAGGAAGTATTAAAGACGGCGCCTTTGTCACTGTCACTCAAACAAAAATTAAAGAATTTGTTGAACAAGACAGTAAGCTGCATACTGAACTGCTGACAGTTGCAGGCAGGGTTATCGGCTAATGAATGTTTGCCTCCGGCTATTGCCGGAGGCTTTTTTGTCCTAACAGAAAGTATAACTTTCTTAAAAGCAGGATAAGGGCAACATCGGTTTGCGCTGTCGCTAAAGGCTCGGCACAAGCCGTGTTTTCTTTATGATAACGGCAGGACAATACGTTTGTACGTCGAAGTGTATAGAAATGTAGTTATACTAAAGTTTATGTAAATAAAGTGTTACCTGGACAAAACGTATGGCTTTTTGAATAGAACAAAGATGTGTGGGGGTGAGTATGATGCCTAAAATCCATGTATTTGGCGAAAAGTGCAAAAGCTGTGGTCTTTGTATTGAAGTATGTCCGAAGAAGGTGCTGGCTGTTGGCGATAAGGCTAACTCTAAGGGCTATTACACGATAATTGCCGCCGAGGAAGATAAATGCGTGAGCTGCGCCTTATGCGCTCTGATGTGTCCGGATATTGCACTGGAAGTGTACAAAGAGTCCTAGTACTTTACACCACCTCTTAATCTCAAATGTTAAGCGGCGCATGGTACTAGAAAGGAGAGAACATTATGGACAAGAAACTAATCAAAGGCAATGAAGCCATTGCCGAAGCAGCAATCAAGGCAGGCTGTAAACTGTTTTTTGGTTATCCCATTACACCGTCCACAGAAATCGTGGAATACCTGTCAAAGCATTTGCCCAAAGCCGGAGGAACGCTGCTGCAGGGTGAGGACGAAGTTGCCTCGATAAATATGTGTTACGGTGCAGCCTGTACCGGTGCGCGGGTTATGACTGCCTCCTCCAGTCCTGGCTACAGTCTAAAACAGGAGGGCTTATCTTATATTGCGGCTGCCGAATTGCCGGTGGTTGTCGTCAATATTAACCGGACCGGACCTGGTCTTGGCGGCCTTGGACCCACTCAGTCCGACTATTTCCAATGTACCAAAGGGGGAGGTCATGGCGATTACCGTCTGATCGTGCTGGCTCCTTCCAAAGCGCAGGAAATGTATGACTACACGCTGGAAGCTTTTGATCTTGCCGATAAGTATCGCAACCCTGTACTTATTCTTGCCGACGGCTTCTTAGGCCAGATGATGGAACCGGTGGAGCTTAAAGAACGTCAGGCAGTGGAATTGCCGGCAAAAGACTGGGTGATTGACGGCTGTGCCGGCAGGCCGAAACGCAAGCTTGCCAGTTTTTCGCTTACCAATGAAATTGGTGAAGTCAATAACCTGTATTGGGAAGCCAAATATAAGAATATACAAGGGCTGGAGCAGCGCTGGGAAGAATTTCAGACTGAAGATGCCGAATACCTGATTGCCGCTTACGGCACCTGTGCCAGAATTGCTAAGACCGTGGTGCTGAATGCACGCAAGCAGGGAATTAAGCTGGGATTAATCCGGCCCATTACGCTGTGGCCGTTCCCGGAAAAGGCCTTTGCTCCCTACCGGGGGAAGGTTAAAGGTGTACTGACTGTGGAGTTAAATACCGGACAAATGATTGAAGATGTCAAGCTGGCGCTGGAATGCAGCGTGCCGGTCAAACTTCACCGGCGTTTGGGCGGCATGCTGCCACACGAAGATGAAATACTGGGAGACCTTATTAAACAATTGGAAATCCCCGTAGTGCGGGAGGTGTAATAATGGAAAAAGTATTTAGCAAAACTGCAGGCTTGACAGATATCCCCTTTCACTATTGTCCAGGCTGTACTCATGGAATTATTCACCGCTTAATTGGTGAAGTTATGGAAGAACTTGATATTATTGATAAAACCATCGGGGTAGCGCCGGTAGGCTGTGCCGGTTTTTCCCTGGATTTTTTCAGTTGTGATTTTGTAGGCGCGGCGCATGGTCGGGCGCAGGCGGTAGGCACCGGGATTAAACGGGCGCTGCCTGACAGACTGGTGTTCACCTATCAGGGCGACGGCGACATTGCCGCCATTGGTACGGCCCATGCGATTCATGTGGCGGCCAGAGGGGAAAAGATTACCTCCATCATGGTTAATAATGCTGTATTTGGCATGACCGGCGGCCAGATGGCCCCTACCACTATCACCGGGCAGGTAACGACAACAAGTCCTTATGGCCGTGATGACAGCCTTGTCGGTGCGCCTATTGATTTGCCCAAGACCATTGCCAGTTTGAGCGGTGCGGTCTATGTTGCTGCCGTTTCAGTAGATTCGCCTAAAAATATTATTCAGGCCAAAAAAGCGCTTAAGCGGGCTTTTCAGGTACAGCAACTGGGATTAGGCTTTGCCTTTGTCAGCATATTATCGTCTTGTCCGACCAACTGGGGATTGTCGCCTGTCGACAGCCTCAAATGGCTGCAGGAAAATATGCTGCCTATCTACGAAATGGGCGAGCTTAAAGTACCTGAGGAGGTGAAAGCGCTATGATGGACAAAATTCTTTTAGCCGGCTTCGGCGGTCAGGGAGTTATGTTTATCGGCAAAGTATTGGCTTATTCCGGTATGCTGGGTGGGCGTGAGGTCTGCTGGATTCCCTCCTATGGCCCTGAAATGCGCGGCGGGACAGCCAACTGCTCGGTATTGGTTTCTGACGAAGAAATTCATTCTCCGGTCATTAACCAGGCAGATGCAGGTATTGTGCTTAACCAGCCTTCCTATGATAAATTCCTGGCACGCGTTAAGCCAGGCGGCACACTGGTAGTAAACAGCTCCATTATTGATACCACGCAAAAACGGGATGATATCAACATTGTTGCCGTTCCGGCCACCGAGCTGGCGAATGAGATTGGCAATGCCAGCCTCGCTAATATGGTTTGCCTGGGAGCTTTGCTGCCTGCTTTATCCTTGGTTGACCTGGACAGTGTTAAAACGGCTATGGACGAAGTTATCGGCAAGAAAAAGCCGGAGCTGTATGAACTAAATGTTGCTGCCATTCGCAAAGGCTTGCAAAAATAAAAAGAACTGAATAAAAGAGCGGGTTAATCCCCGGATGATAAGAACGGCTAAGCTTCAGCCGGAGTTAACACTCTGCCTGAAGCTTAGTCTTACTTTATTTCCTCATTTATGATATAATTAAATGATATACTTATAACAGAAAATGAAATGAGAACAGTATGATGATTAAGCGAATACTCTCTTTGCTTTGGGGGTTATTTTTGTTTGCCCTGGGAATTGTCCTTACTGTCCAAAGTAATCTGGGAACAGCGCCCTGGGATGTTTTGCATCTGGGCTTAACCAATTATTTGCCGCTTACACTGGGGCAAGTGTCCCAACTGACAGGAATCCTGGTCATTGGCGTTAGCTGGTTTTTGGGCGTAAAGCCCGGTTGGGGCAGTTTTGCCAATATGTATTTTATTGGTTTATTTATTGATATTATTATGGCTGTTGGCTGGATCCCAATGATGCACCACTGGCTGCTGCAACTGGCTCTGCTGTTTATGGGTATCTGGCTAATCGGCTGGGCCACTTTCTTCTATTTATCGGCTGCTTTTGGCGCCGGACCGCGCGATAGCCTGATGGTTGCCGTTGTCCGGAAAATCGGCTGGCCGGTATGGAAGATACGAACCATTCTTGAGACCAGTGTGACAGCTATCGGCTATTTTCTTGGCGGGCCTGTCGGTGTTGGTACGATTATCATCGCGTTTACTCTGGGGCCATCCATTCAATGGGCTTTTAGTATTATGGGAAAACGGGCCCAGGATATTAATCATGATCCGCTGATTTTCCGTGAGAGAAAATCAGCCGTTAATGATAAGCCGGAACAGCATTCAGAAACTACATGACCGTATAATTACATAAAGGTGGGAACACACTTGCAGATAAAAACAAGTCAGCAGAATGAACGGCTGAGAGGAATAATATTAGCTGTCGGCGCCTATTGCTTATGGGGAATATTGCCGATTTACTGGAAACAATTACCTAATGTTTCGGCTTATGAGATTTTGGCACATCGTGTTGTTTGGTCCTTTTTCTTTATGTTTGCTGTTATCCTGACAACACGCAGTCTGCGCCAATTTTTAGATGAGACTAAGCAGATTTGCCGTAATCGCAAAAAACTTGGGGGCTTATTCATCGTTTCCACATTAATCAGTATCAACTGGTGGGTTTATATCTGGGCGGTTAATGCAAGCCGGATTGTGGAAACCAGCCTCGGCTATTATATTAATCCGCTTGTCAGTGTCTTGCTGGGGATTATTGTTTTGAAGGAAAAATTGTCGCTGTGGCAAACTGTGTCATTTATGCTGGCGGCTGTCGGTGTACTGACAATGACGATTAATTTTGGCGCTATTCCCTGGGTATCTTTGTGGTTAGC
Proteins encoded in this window:
- the gltS gene encoding sodium/glutamate symporter, which codes for MSFEVVNQVMVMKLDIVATVAIAILLLMFGAWIRRVFPVLARFCIPSAVIGGFTFSLLAWILKETNLMAFKMDTTLQMPFMLAFFTTVGLGGSFGLIKKGGKSLIIYLVGCWVLAIMQNVVGAGTAFLTGIHPVLGVMAGAVSLEGGMGAASAFGPTAEQLGVQGAFVVAVASATYGLISGGLMGGPLAKWLIERYNLPIETSQENLEELNEVKEEEAITSDKVMYMLAIILVAMVLGAMGSAKLKDITGFVLPGYVGAMFVAVIIRNFNDVKPVFNMSEKATDLIADVSLGVFLTMAMMSLKIWEISNLAGPLLIILAVQTIFILVYCIYFLFPLLGRNYDAAVMCAGMLGHGLGATPNAIANMGAVSERYGVVSRKAFLIVPLCGAVLIDIVAIPNIVWFINYFAK
- the ftcD gene encoding glutamate formimidoyltransferase translates to MSRLVECVPNFSEGRRPEVIAAITGEVTKVTGVTLLNVNSDASHNRTVVTFVGEPQAAKLAAFNACAKAAELIDMEQHQGEHPRIGATDVIPFIPVSNITMEECVELANELGREIAEKLDIPVYLYEAAAKTPARVKLPDVRKGEYEGLKTAISTPERTPDFGPARMHPTAGATVVGARQFLIAYNINLSTSDVAIAKKIANSIREVKGGYKYCRAMGVMIEERNMAQVTINMVDYTGTPLHRVFETVKSEAARYGVSIIGSEIVGMVPLQALVDTADFYLRLEGFDRKQVLEENLR
- a CDS encoding cyclodeaminase/cyclohydrolase family protein, which gives rise to MLMQMKLTDFLEELGSNSPAPGGGSIAALAGSLAGSLTAMVCRLTVGNSKYAEVQGEVAAILAEADSLRSVLARYVDADTEAFNEVMAAYKLPKTTEEEKAARTAAIQHAMQQAANLPLAVAECCLKVLALAGRVLAIGNANAASDAAVAGLMAHAGLHGALFNVKINLGSIKDGAFVTVTQTKIKEFVEQDSKLHTELLTVAGRVIG
- a CDS encoding 4Fe-4S dicluster domain-containing protein codes for the protein MMPKIHVFGEKCKSCGLCIEVCPKKVLAVGDKANSKGYYTIIAAEEDKCVSCALCALMCPDIALEVYKES
- the vorB gene encoding 3-methyl-2-oxobutanoate dehydrogenase subunit VorB, coding for MDKKLIKGNEAIAEAAIKAGCKLFFGYPITPSTEIVEYLSKHLPKAGGTLLQGEDEVASINMCYGAACTGARVMTASSSPGYSLKQEGLSYIAAAELPVVVVNINRTGPGLGGLGPTQSDYFQCTKGGGHGDYRLIVLAPSKAQEMYDYTLEAFDLADKYRNPVLILADGFLGQMMEPVELKERQAVELPAKDWVIDGCAGRPKRKLASFSLTNEIGEVNNLYWEAKYKNIQGLEQRWEEFQTEDAEYLIAAYGTCARIAKTVVLNARKQGIKLGLIRPITLWPFPEKAFAPYRGKVKGVLTVELNTGQMIEDVKLALECSVPVKLHRRLGGMLPHEDEILGDLIKQLEIPVVREV
- a CDS encoding thiamine pyrophosphate-dependent enzyme, yielding MEKVFSKTAGLTDIPFHYCPGCTHGIIHRLIGEVMEELDIIDKTIGVAPVGCAGFSLDFFSCDFVGAAHGRAQAVGTGIKRALPDRLVFTYQGDGDIAAIGTAHAIHVAARGEKITSIMVNNAVFGMTGGQMAPTTITGQVTTTSPYGRDDSLVGAPIDLPKTIASLSGAVYVAAVSVDSPKNIIQAKKALKRAFQVQQLGLGFAFVSILSSCPTNWGLSPVDSLKWLQENMLPIYEMGELKVPEEVKAL
- a CDS encoding 2-oxoacid:acceptor oxidoreductase family protein, whose translation is MMDKILLAGFGGQGVMFIGKVLAYSGMLGGREVCWIPSYGPEMRGGTANCSVLVSDEEIHSPVINQADAGIVLNQPSYDKFLARVKPGGTLVVNSSIIDTTQKRDDINIVAVPATELANEIGNASLANMVCLGALLPALSLVDLDSVKTAMDEVIGKKKPELYELNVAAIRKGLQK
- a CDS encoding YczE/YyaS/YitT family protein, translating into MMIKRILSLLWGLFLFALGIVLTVQSNLGTAPWDVLHLGLTNYLPLTLGQVSQLTGILVIGVSWFLGVKPGWGSFANMYFIGLFIDIIMAVGWIPMMHHWLLQLALLFMGIWLIGWATFFYLSAAFGAGPRDSLMVAVVRKIGWPVWKIRTILETSVTAIGYFLGGPVGVGTIIIAFTLGPSIQWAFSIMGKRAQDINHDPLIFRERKSAVNDKPEQHSETT
- the rarD gene encoding EamA family transporter RarD, which codes for MQIKTSQQNERLRGIILAVGAYCLWGILPIYWKQLPNVSAYEILAHRVVWSFFFMFAVILTTRSLRQFLDETKQICRNRKKLGGLFIVSTLISINWWVYIWAVNASRIVETSLGYYINPLVSVLLGIIVLKEKLSLWQTVSFMLAAVGVLTMTINFGAIPWVSLWLAFTFAFYGMCKKILAIGAVTATTLETLIVSPFAVAYLLYVYGQGGAAFSLAMPTTAALLMGAGAVTAIPLLLFAGGANRLPLSLLGFIQYLSPTISLTVGVLLYHEPFTSTHLVSFSLIWLALGIFSLARTKLFIKAEERIIGLFKGRQEKLSS